From the genome of Pseudomonas sp. FP453:
GCCGCCCCTGGGCAGCCCGGCCGATCAACAAGCCATCGGCACCGGTTGCGTTGAGCACGCGCCGGGCTTTCTCGGCTGAGTCGATGTCGCCATTGGCAAACACCGGCATCGACACCGCCTGCTTGATCGCAGCGATGGTGTCGTACTCGGCCTCACCGGTGTAAAGGTCGGCGCGGGTGCGGCCATGCACCGCCAGCGCTGTAATTCCTGCCTGTTCGGCGATCTTCGCCACCGTCAGGCCGTTCTTGTTGTCCCGGTCCCAGCCGGTACGGATCTTCAGGGTCACCGGCACATCCACTGCGGCGACAACGGCCTGCAGGATCTCGGCAACCAACTGCTCATCTTTCAACAGCGCGGAACCGGCGGCCTTGTTGCAGACCTTCTTGGCCGGGCAGCCCATGTTGATGTCGATGATCTGCGCCCCCAACTCCACGTTGGCCCGGGCCGCATCCGCCAGCATCTGCGCATCACCCCCGGCGATCTGTACCGAGCGGGGCTCGGGATCACCTTCGTGGATCATGCGCATCCGCGATTTGCGGGTGTTCCACAAGCTCATGTCGCTGGTGACCATTTCCGAGACT
Proteins encoded in this window:
- the dusB gene encoding tRNA dihydrouridine synthase DusB, translating into MSAVRIGPYTLHNGLILAPMAGVTDQPFRQLCKRLGAGLVVSEMVTSDMSLWNTRKSRMRMIHEGDPEPRSVQIAGGDAQMLADAARANVELGAQIIDINMGCPAKKVCNKAAGSALLKDEQLVAEILQAVVAAVDVPVTLKIRTGWDRDNKNGLTVAKIAEQAGITALAVHGRTRADLYTGEAEYDTIAAIKQAVSMPVFANGDIDSAEKARRVLNATGADGLLIGRAAQGRPWIFREIEHFLRTGEVLPAPELIEVERILLEHLAALHAFYGDVMGVRIARKHVGWYLATLPGAREFRAHFNRLDDTEAQCANVREFFSERYKSLGTGDGEGVAA